GGCAAAAGTGGCGTAACCATCTTTGGCATGGACAAACAGCCGGGCGTCGAACCGACGCTGATCGGACGTCTGGCTCGGCTGTTCCGCGCACGCAGCGCGACGACGATCGTCACGCATCATGCCGGGCCCTTCCTTTACGCGGGACCCGCCGCGCGTTTAGCGGGCGTGAAACGCATCATCCATGTCGAACATGACGTCTGGCACTACGAGTCGCCGAGACGCCGCCGCGTCATGCGCGCCGTCGCGCAGTTCGTGCGGCCACAGATCATCGCCGTCTCCGACAAGCTCGAGCCGACGCTTGTGGGCGTCTTTCCCGGACATAAGGTCAAAACAATCGCAAACGGCGTCAACGTCGCCAGCTTTTCGCTTGACCGTCTCGCGGCGAGACGACAGCTCGACCTGGGTGCGGCTTCAAAGGTAATCGGCGCGGTAGGACGACTCGAAGTGGTGAAGGGACATGACGTACTCATCGAGTCGCTTCTGTTCTTACCGCAGGACGTTACTCTCGTCATCATAGGCGATGGTTCGCAGCGAGCCTCTCTCGAGTCGATGGCGCGGGCGATCAGCGTCTCAGACCGCGTTCGCTTCATTGGGCACCGCGATGATGTGGCCAATCTATACGCCGCCTTCGATGTTTTCTGCCAGCCCTCCAGGAATGAGGGTCTTCCGCTCGCGGTTCTGGAAGCGCAAGCTTGTGACGTTCCCGTGATCGCCAGTGCTGTCGGCGACATGGCCTCAGCCGTCTGCCCGCATAGCGGCGCCCTCGTGACACCTGAGGCGCCGCGTGAACTCGCATCAAAACTGTGGGAGGCCTTCCTCAGGCCGAAGATGCACAGCCCCATTCAATTCGTGCAGGAACATTTTGGTTGGGACCGAACGCTGGCTGAATATCGCAGCGCGATGGAGGTCTGAAAACATGCTGCTCGAAACAATCTGCACAATCAGCAGCGGCCTGATCGTGTATCATCACGCATTATATCCGCCTCTCCTGCGAAAACTTGCTGGAATATCCCGCGACGAACGAGGCGAGACTGGAATCGTCGAGCGGCCGACAGTGGCGCTTATTGTGCCTGCGTATAACGAGGCGCGGTTCATCGCCGACAAAATAGAAAATATCGCAGCGCTCGACTTTCCGAGTGACAGGCTTAAAATTCTCATCGTCTGTGACGGAAGCGTCGACGCAACTGCTATGCTCGCAAAGCGGAAAATTGCGGAACTTGGCGAAAGAGCGCAGATATTCGAATTGATTGATCACGCCGAAAATCGTGGCAAAGTCGCGGTTCTAAACGAGACAATCTCAACCGTCGTCGCAGACCTCGTCGCCTTGACCGACGCATCGGCGTCTCTTCCGAGAAATGCTCTGACACAGGCCTGTCGTCACTTTTCCGAGCACCGCGTCGGCGTAGTGACAGGTGAATATGTTGTGAATGCAGTGGATTCGCGTGCGCGCGCATACTGGAAATATCAGGTCAGCATCAAGGCCGCGGAGGCAGCGCTCGGCTCACCCATCGGCATGCATGGAGCCTTTTACGTCTTTCGACGCGCCCTTTGGCAGCCTTTGGAACCGGATACGATTAATGACGACGTCATCCTGCCGATGAGAATAATCGCCTCCGGCTTGACTGGGATATATGACCGATCGATCCAAGTCCTGGAAAAGGACGTCGACAGCTTTTCCGTCGACATGGCGCGTAGGGAGCGCCTCGGCGCCGGCGCCGTTCAGCAGATCATCCGCCTTTGGAGACTCGCAGATCCCCGCCACCCCGGCGTGGCATTCAGCTTCCTTTCCGGGAAGGCGTTGCGCGCATTCATGCCGCTGCTGCTGCTCGTCGCCTTCATCACAAACGCAATACTTGCCGGGACGAAGCTCCTTTGGATGCTGACCTTTCTGGCTCAACTTATCCTGCACGGCGTTGCACTGGCCGGTCTTGTCGACACCAGACTCGCTCGCATGCCTATGGTCGGCAAGCTTTCATACTTTTTGGGAGGATACACAATGGCGATGATTGGCGCGGCGAAGTATCTGGTGGGTGGAAAAAGAGAGGCGTGGAAACGGATCTCAGGCGCGTCCACCGTCAGCCAGGAAGGGGTCTACCTCGAAAACGGGGCAATAAAAGGCAAGCGTGTCCTCGATTGCGTGATTGCCTCCTACGCCCTCATCGCGTTAGCGATTCTCTATGTCCCGATTGCGGTCGCCATCAAAATCGAAAGTCGTGGACCAGTCTTCTATCGCCAGCTGAGAGTGGGACTGCGAACCGCAAAGCAGACCAATTTCTTTCATCTCACCAAATTCCGAACGATGAGGAGTGATGCAGAAGCGAGAACGGGCGCGGTCTGGGCCTCAACCGACGACCCTCGCGTCACGCGCGTCGGCCGTTTTCTGCGCAAGACGAGGCTCGACGAGCTGCCCCAGTGCTTTGACGTCCTGCGAGGCGACATGTCGATCGTCGGGCCCCGCCCGGAGCGACCCCAGTTCTTCCGTTGGCTCGAGGCGGAAATTCCCTTTTATGCAGAGCGCACATACGGGCTGAAGCCGGGAATCACGGGGCTTGCCCAAGTCAAACTTCCCTACGATAGCTCGATCGAAGACGTCCGGGCCAAGGTGCTTCACGATCACGCCTACGCTTTACAGCTTGCGGCGCCGGGAAATTGGCTATGGACCGACATATCAATCATGCTGCGCACCTTCTCGGTCATGATCTTGGGAAAGGGTCGCTAGGAAAAGCATGATGAAAGCTGACGACCGGGAAGCGCCTTTTCGCGACCCTCCCGCAGCTCTGCGCAACATCACGCTGCCGAGCAGCCTCTTCAGCAATCGGAGAGTCCTTATTCCTATTCAGTCTATCGTAGAGCCTGGTTTGGGCAGGCCATCCATCCCGTCGGGGACTGAGCCAGTCATCCGAATCATGGGGTAAGGCGAGGATACAATGCTGGTGTCGGGAATCGTTGACGTGGTCGCGCTGAATTCAGCAACAAGCACAACTCCCGCCTCATCGCGCAGTCTCAAATGAAGCGTGTCGCTCGCCTGGCGTTAGTTGACACACTTTTTAGACGTATCAAGCTGATAAGCTAACTTTTTTGCTCCCGCAAGCGATCCGCTGCACAACAAATCCTCTATTTCTATATGCTTGTTGCTGAGGCGATAACATGCAGATTTCGAAACGCCCTGCTTCTGGCCCGCTTTGTTTGCAAGCCGACTTCCCCAAGGCGCGTAATTGGTTGCCTGCTGTGGACAAATCGGACTAAATCAGACTGAATTGAACAAACCACGTTACCTTGAGCGAGGCATTATGTACGGGATCGTGAACAAATCAATTAAGGAATATGTCACGACCACGGATGGCGCTCGCACCTGGGAACGAATCCGCAATCAGGCTGGCGTCGATCTCGACGTATTCATCAGCAATAAGCCCTACCCAGACGAAATTAGCTATCGCCTCGTCTCCGCCGCTGTGGAAATATTGGGTGTCAGCTCGCGCGACTTTCTCATTGGTCTTGGGGAGCACTGGATAATCAAGACCGGCCAGAATCACTATGGTCCCCTTCTCGCGGCCGGCGGAGAATCGTTCGCAGACTTTCTCATCAATCTGAACCAGTTCCATTTGCGCGTTCGTCTCATTCATCCTGAACTCAACCCGCCGGATTTTATATGCACAGATGTTGAGCCATATAGACTGAAATTGCATTATAGGACTCACAGACCCGGGCTGAGTGACTTTGTAGTCGGTCTTCTGCAAGGATTAGGCACATTATTCAGTGACGATGTATTCGTTGAACTGATCGAGTCCAAGAATCAAGGAGCCGACCACGACGTTTTTGACGTAAGGTGGGCGCCAAAGATATCAGGCGTAACAAGATGATAGAGCCGCCGGTCTTTTCCGACGAGTTGCAGGAAGTACTGCGAGCGTTTCCGTTCTTCATTGCCTGGAACGAAGACGGCCTCATCGTCGCCACGGGCCCTTCTCTCCTCAGGTTCGCGCCAGCCGCGAAACGAGGCGAGAAGGTGGCGGCGGTCTTCCTTGACCAACGCCAGATCGACGAGACGCCGTTTCTTCTGAACGGCAGGCGACCCCATGAACCTCTCGTCATAACAGATCGAGCGAGTGGCCGCACACTACGGGGCTCAATATTAATCCTGCCCAGCTCAAAGCTGGCGGTCATGCTGGCGTCGCCGTGGATCGCGACGCCGGAGCAATTGAGGGAATGCGGCCTCAAGTTGAAGGACTTCGGACCACACGACCAGACACTTGAGATATTGCAGATTGTTCAGTCTCAGCAGATGGGAGCAGACGATCTGGCTGAGCTCAACAGAGCTTTGAATGCAGAACGGGCGAAATATCGCGCAGAGGCAAATACAACGCGTTCTCTGCTGAGAAACGCCTCTGACGGCATCCACATTCTTGATAGGGATGGGCATCTTATTTACGCGAGCGATTCTTTCGCGCGGATGCTCGACTATGAACCCCGCGAAGTTATAGGCATGCATGTCTCCCAATGGGATGCCTATTTCAAGGCTGACGAATTACAAACGTGGGTCACGCAACTTTTCGCGAGTGAGTCCGTAACGACATTTGAGACGCTCCATCGACGAAAGGACGGCCAATCCTTCGAAGTCGAAGTGACAGCGCACGCGGTGCTCTCAGATGGCGCGTCGTTGACGCTGTTCTGCTCCTCGCGAGATGTTACGCAGAGAAAAAGACAGGCCGCGCGCCTGGAAAGCCTGAACGCCAGGCTTGAGGCGACAATTGGCGCTGCAATGGACGCCGTCATTGTCATGGATACGAGAGGGAGAATCATAGAGTTCAACGCTGCAGGTGAACAGATATTCGGTTATCGCCGCGATGAGGTCATCGGGAGGCAGGTCAGTCAGACGATTGTGCCTGAGCGGCATCGCGAGGCACATGCTCGGGGATTGGCCCACTATCTGAACACCGGTGACGGACCCGTGCTTGGCAATCGCATCGAGGTGGATGCGCTCAGGAAGGATGGGACCGAATTCTCGGCTGAACTGGAAATGGATGTTGCGCGTACACCAGAGGGGGAGTTTTTCGTCGCATTCTTGCGCGACATCAGCGAACGCAAGAGTAGCGAAGAGGCGCTTAGACAATATCGAGACACCCTCGAGGAAATGGTTGCTTTGCGCACAGAGGAACTGCAAAGCAAGTCGACGATTCTCGACGCCATCGTCAACACGTCGCCGAGTGGCCTTCTTCTCGCGGACACGGACGGCCGCATATTCATGACGAATCCGGCGCTCGAAAAAATGTTCGGCTACGGGCCTTCAGAACTTATTGGTCAATACGTCGAACAACTTATTCCAGAGTCAATCCGCGCGGAGCACCAACGACATCGTGTTAAATTCGCACTTGATCCGAAGCCCAGAGACATGGGGTACAGGCTGGACTTGCTCGGACGGCGCGCAGACGGGACAACGTTTCCCTCCCGAATCTCATTGACGTCATTCCACATAAAGGAAAAGCTGTTCATCCAGGCTACAGTGATCGACACCACGGAACAGAAACGCCATGAAGAAGAATTGCGTGTGCTGAACGCGAGCCTCGAGATGAAGGTCGCGCTACGCACAGCTGAACTCGGAGAGGCGAGCGCTGCAAAAAGCACATTCCTCGCTCACATGAGCCATGAAATCCGCACGCCGATGAATGGCATACTCGGCCTCGCCCAGTTACTTGAGCGTTCGCCGCTCTCATTCGATCAAAGAGACATGGTGCTGCGGATCCAGCAGGCAGGCAAGTCGTTGCTCGCGATCATCAACGATGTTCTCGATTTTTCGAAGATCGAGGCAGGTGAGTTGAGAATCGAAAATCAACCGTTTCGGCTTGGATCTGTCCTTAGCCAGGTTGACAGCCTCCTTGGGCCTACGGCGCATAGCCGAGGCCTTGAAATTTTCATCGAAACGCCCACCGGCTTCGATGACGGGATGATTGGAGATGCTTTCAGACTTGAACAGATTCTCATGAATCTCGTTAGCAACGCAATCAAATTCTCGGAACAGACCGCTGTCCGTGTCGACGTGAAGGTTCTACCTTCGTCATCTGTTGACGCCCGGCTACGCTTCGAAGTGAAAGACAAGGGAATTGGCATATCTGAAGAGAACCAGAAGCGCTTGTTCACTCCATTTACCCAAGCCGACGCCAGCATCACGCGTCAGTTTGGCGGCACGGGGCTCGGGTTGGCGATCTCGCGTTGTCTGGTCGAACTCATGGGAGGCGAAATAGGTGTTTTCAGCACGCTCGGGATTGGCTCTACCTTCTGGTTCGAAATTCCGTTTCGACGCCAAAAAGTGCTGACTCCAAGTAACGAAGTTTCTTTGGGGCGGAAAGCCGATAGCGGTCCCAGACTGTCTGGTCTAAGATGCCTGGTGGTGGACGACAGTCGAATGAATCGGGACGTCGTCGAGCGGATTCTGACCATTGAAGGCGCGAAGGTCACGACGGCAGTGGATGGCCGGCAGGCGCTCGCAACCCTGGAGACCCAAGCAGATCAATTTGACGTTGTGCTCATGGACATCCAAATGCCGTTAATGGACGGCCTGACGGCGACCAGAATTATCCGAGCAAATCCTTTGCTGAGGAGATTGCCGATCATCGCCCTGACGGCCGGCGTGTTGCCGGATCAGGTGGAACAAGCGAAAGCGGCAGGTTGCGATGACTTCCTCGCTAAACCCGTGGATTTCGACCAACTGGTTGGAACGTTGATGGTAAGAACAGGAGGTCACTCAGTAAACGAAGGAGGTCCGGTTTCGAACATTCCTGGGATTGAACCTCACTGTGCAACAGTTCCATATCGTGACGATCCCAAGTTTTTTGTTCATCTTCTAGAAGAGTTTGTTTGCGAATTTGGCTCAATCACGGATCAGGTGCGCAGCGCCATCTCGAGCGAGAATTTCGGAGAAGCCGCTCGGCTATTGCACATGCTCCGTGGGTCATGCGGTTATATCGGAGCCGTCAACTTGCAGAGCGCCATAATGAGCTTAGAAAAAGCATTGCTGGACGAAGTCGGGGATGTGGCGGCCCAGAACTTTTTTTCTGAAGCTGACACATTAATGCGTGATCTACGAGAATTTCTGAATGTCAACGAGTAAACTGATGCGCCCGGCTTTACACAGGCGACTTCCGCAAGGGCAGGAGAGTTAGAACCAAATCCTCAAGATTGACTGGTTTGGGAAGGAAATCTTGGCACCCCGCATCAAGAGTCTTGCCTGCCTCTTTCAGGTGATTGACCATCTCAGCTTGTCGTGGAGACAGCGGCTCATCCTGCAATAGCTGGGCAATACCCAGTATTTTGAATTTCAGCCTCCCGTGCCTCTAGCAGGCTGTTGAAAAACCCCTCGCTCCCGGGGCGCTGATGTGATTCCCTTTGTTGTCGGACAAGGGGAGAAGCGGATGCGGGGCGAGGATGCACGGTCTGGCGCGCTGTTCAGCTATGTAGACCTCGAGGCGCGGGTTCCGTCATCGCATCCCTTGCGGACGATCCGCGATCTGGCGAACGAGGCTCTGTCTGCTTTGGCCGAGGATTTTTCAGCGCTTTACGCCGCGACGGGGCGGCCTTCCATCCCGCCCGAAAAGCTGCTGCGGGCCATGCTGCTGCAAGCCTTCTATTCGATCCGCTCGGAGCGCCAGCTTATGGAGCGGCTTGATTTCGACCTGCTGTTTCGCTGGTTCGTGGGGCTCGGTGTGGACGATCCCGTGTGGGACCATTCGACCTTCTCGAAGAACCGAGACCGGCTGCTCGACGGCGACGTCGCGGCGAAGTTCCTGTCCGCCGTGTTGGCGCAGCGGCGCGTGAAGCGGCTCCTGAGCAACGACCATTTCTCGGTGGACGGCACGCTGATCGAAGCCTGGGCGTCCATGAAGAGCTTTGCGCGCAAAGACGCCGGCGAAGGCCCGGAGAACAAGAGCGACGATCCGCCTTCGGGCGGCGGCGGCTCGCGCAATCGCGAAGCGGATTTCCATGGCGAGAAGCGTTCGAACGAGACGCACGCCTCGACGAGCGACCCTGAGGCGCGGCTTTACCGCAAGGGCGCCGGCAAGGAGGCGAAGCTGTGTTTCATCGGTCATGCGCTGATGGAGAACCGCAACGCGCTGTTCGTCGACGCCTGCCTGACGCCCGCGGACGGCCACGCCGAGCGCGTCGCCGCTTTGCACATGATCGAGCCGCGCGCCGACCGCGCGAAGCGGATCACCCTCGCGGCCGACAAGGGATATGACGCCGAGGACTTCGTCAACGAGCTGCGCTCGATGCGGGTGACGCCGCATGTGGCGCAGAACGTCAGAGGCCGATCGTCGGCGATCGACGGGCGCACGACGCGGCACGCGGGCTACGGGTTCAGCCTACGCATCCGCAAGCGGATCGAGGAGGGCTTCGGCTGGATCAAGACAGTCGCAGGGCAGGAGAAGACGAAGTTTCGGGGCTGCGAGAGGGTCGGCTTCGCCTTCACCTTCGCGGTCGCCGCATATAATCTGGTCCGGCTGCCGAAGCTGCTCGCGGCGGCGTAAAGCCGGAGGGTCGACAGGGCGCAGAGCGTCGCGATTTCCGACCCCGATCGAACGCATGAAGACCGCAAAAATGCGCATCGAAGCGAAGCAACGCCAAAGCGGACCGCTTTTTCAACAGCCTGCTAGAGCCAAACAGATTGTATTTTCCGCGTTAAGCTCCGACTTAGCAACAAATCTAAGATCGGAGAGAATCGCGGTCTGCTTGTCGTTCGATTGGCGCGGCTTCATATCAATAGCGCAAAGGGTTCCTATCTTTTGCCCTTGCGAAGCCTTTACAGGGAAACCGGCATAGAAGCGGATGTGCGGGTTTCCCGTAACGATCGGGTTGTCGTAGAAGCGCGAGTCGCAAGTTGCGTCTGGGACAATGAGGGGCTGATCACTTAAAATCGTATACCCACAGAAGGCCGCGTCTCGCGAAGTCTCTGTCACAGGCAGCCCTTGTATGGACTTAAACCATTGTCGGTTTTTGCCCACCAAAGAAGCAGCCGCGACAGGAATGTCGATAACGCTGCAGACGATTCGCGTGATTCTCTCGAAACGCTCATCGGTAGCTGTGTCAAGTATCTTCAGGTCACGCAAAGATTGAAGACGTTCTGCTTCATCTTCAGGGAGCGGGGCGCCACTCATTTTCCGTCCTTAACTGGTCATGTCGAACGCGTCCACTTGACCTGGATGAATTGCGTGCGGATCGACAGTAAATTACTTGCAGGGGGAAGTCCACGCGAGCACCCGCGAATCTCGCGGACTTCTGTGCAGGATGTGAGATCCGCCATAACTACCATCTAACGCGTAAGCGGCGCTTCTTATCATACCTGGACGGCCAATTCCGCATTCGCTACGGGTTGAGGCCATTTACCCGACGTCTAGAAAGCGGCGCTGGAGAAGGGCGACTGATCGCACGCTCGCTTCCAAGAGAACCGCAGCGTGACGCAGGGTTTCGTTGTTTGGCGCCGAACACGTCGACTGGGCGGCTTCCGCCGCCAATTTTGCGCCGAATTGCGAAAGAATGCCGCTGAGTTGGTGCGCGATTGTACGCACGGATGCAAGGTCATTACGGGTCATCGCATCTTCCAACTTCTCGACGCGCGTATTGGCGTCCGTTATGGCGACGCTGATCAACCGCAAAAATACAGTGCGGCCGAAATCCAACTCCATCTGCGAGAGTATCTTCCAATCGAATTCTGTCGGTTCACGCTTGTGCATTATTTTCTCCAAGGAACGAATTTTAGTGGCATCGACCGACACTGTCTTCATCGTTGTCAGACGACTGCACGTCTTCTGAACTCCCATGAGCGCTTGATGCGCGCTCAACGATTCGTGTGTCATCTCTTGACGAAATTCGCTTCACCGAAATCACTCTGTGTTGGGAGTGGCAACGAAGCGTGCAAGAGCCAAGACTAATTGCTCGCGATCCACTGGTTTAGGTATGAAATCGTTGCAACCGGCGTCTCTGGCTTGTTGCCGCTGCAAAGGCAATACTCCAGCGGTCAACGCGATAATGGCAACATGATTCAGGCCAAGTTCCGTTCTTATCGCCCTCGTCGCAGAGATGCCATCCATCACGGGCATCTGTACATCCATTAGGATCACGTCGAAGGCGCCCGGCTGCGTGCGAAGGTACTGTAAGGCCTGTCGCCCGTCCACTGCGGTTGTCGCCTGTGCGCCCTCTGCGGAAAGCATTTCCTCGACAATCAGCCTGTTGAGGCGCGTATCATCCACAACCAGGCATCGCAGTCCGGGCAGTCGAGGTCCCCTTCGAGTTGTCTCGCGCGGTTCTCGTGTAATATTCTGCTCAGCATTCGATATCTGTTGAAATGGCAGCTCGAACCAGAAGGTGCTTCCCATACCAAGGGCGGTTTCGACCCCGATTTTTCCATGCATCAACTCAACCAAACGCTTGGTGATGGACAAGCCCAGTCCTGTGCCGCCAAACCTTCGCCCAATGCCAATGTCAGCTTGAGAAAACGCCTCGAAGACAGCCCCTACTCTGCTCGACTCGATTCCGATGCCGGTGTCCTGGATCTCGAACCGGATCTGCATAACGCGATCAACGAGCGCTGTTTGCACGACCCTGAACCGGATCTGCCCTTCCTCAGTGAATTTGACCGCATTCCCGAGCAGATTGATCAGGATTTGCTCCAGCCGGAGGGAGTCTCCCATCATCCAGAGCCGTCGAAGATCGGGCTCGCAGTCGACAAATAGGTTCAAGCCCTTGCGTCTGGCGGCGTTCTCAAAAAGACGGATCGTGTGAGTCAGGGGGGAATTGAGTTGAAATTCATGTTGATCGATCTGAAGTTGGCCAGCCTCAATGCGGGAGAAGTCCAGAACATCATTGAGGATCCCCATCATCGTCCGGCTCGTATCAAGCAACTGACCAACCAGATTATGTTGATGAGGAGAAAGCGGCTGCTTCTCCAACAGTTGAGATACGCCTATGACTCCGTTCATCGGAGTCCGGATTTCATGGCTCATGTTGGCCAGAAATTCGCTCTTAGCTTGATTGGCGGCCTCTGCTGAGCGCTTCGCGGTTTCGAGTGCTTGGAGCGAAAGCTCCAAGCGATGCTTTTCCTGCTCCAGCCTCAACTCCAAGCTTTTTCGCTCAGTTAAGTCAACATACTGAACGAGCAGGCTATTCTTGCCAGCATATTCGAAAGGAGTCAGGCGCACATCCAACCAAATGTCTTCTCCCGTCGGCGATTGCATCAGAATTTCTCGGCGCGACCCCTTCTGTGACTTCAAAGCTTCCAGGCAATTCTCTGTAAGTCCACAAGATTCCCATATCGCGAAGTCGGTGATGTTTCTTCCCAAAAGGAATTCCTGAGGGATGCCTGTGTGATCTGCATACGCTTCGTTGACCTTGATGCACTCCCCTTCCTGATCCAGGACGAGCATGGGCAGCGGAGAACGCAGGATGATCGTATCCGCAAAGTTAATGGCGGAAGACAACATGCCTTGAAGTTCGAGTTCACGCTGGAAATCAATTTGATAGTTTCGAATCAACGATGATGCGAGGATTGCGCTGAATATCAGATTTGTCAGAAATACGAGCAACCAGAAATCGGGGGTTCTCAGGGGCGCTTGTAATTGCCACCAACCTACTCGCTCGACAAACCATATTGCGCAGAGCGCGACGACAAAGATCATAGAAATGATCATCATTGCTCGGCGCCCCAGCAACCAGCCAGAAAGAGTGATTAGAAACGGGATGCTCGCGAGAATTGGCGTGCGGATTCCATTTATGAAGAATGGAGCAACGATCACCATCAGCGTAGGCGGCGCTATAAGAAGCCAACGAGCGATGGGCTTTTTCCCGCGATAAAAGACATAGCGGGCCGCAGCGC
The DNA window shown above is from Methylocystis echinoides and carries:
- a CDS encoding glycosyltransferase — protein: MPTAASDKTDEKPCNSLQKAIVFAFCKVARANLKQLREKNRVRRWHADCRRSGPRDMSSRRNKRMPSSILHVVQRLAPGGLEVLSLELARHLPGQNAIVSLEGAMPTLHHDWPRIGKSGVTIFGMDKQPGVEPTLIGRLARLFRARSATTIVTHHAGPFLYAGPAARLAGVKRIIHVEHDVWHYESPRRRRVMRAVAQFVRPQIIAVSDKLEPTLVGVFPGHKVKTIANGVNVASFSLDRLAARRQLDLGAASKVIGAVGRLEVVKGHDVLIESLLFLPQDVTLVIIGDGSQRASLESMARAISVSDRVRFIGHRDDVANLYAAFDVFCQPSRNEGLPLAVLEAQACDVPVIASAVGDMASAVCPHSGALVTPEAPRELASKLWEAFLRPKMHSPIQFVQEHFGWDRTLAEYRSAMEV
- a CDS encoding sugar transferase is translated as MLLETICTISSGLIVYHHALYPPLLRKLAGISRDERGETGIVERPTVALIVPAYNEARFIADKIENIAALDFPSDRLKILIVCDGSVDATAMLAKRKIAELGERAQIFELIDHAENRGKVAVLNETISTVVADLVALTDASASLPRNALTQACRHFSEHRVGVVTGEYVVNAVDSRARAYWKYQVSIKAAEAALGSPIGMHGAFYVFRRALWQPLEPDTINDDVILPMRIIASGLTGIYDRSIQVLEKDVDSFSVDMARRERLGAGAVQQIIRLWRLADPRHPGVAFSFLSGKALRAFMPLLLLVAFITNAILAGTKLLWMLTFLAQLILHGVALAGLVDTRLARMPMVGKLSYFLGGYTMAMIGAAKYLVGGKREAWKRISGASTVSQEGVYLENGAIKGKRVLDCVIASYALIALAILYVPIAVAIKIESRGPVFYRQLRVGLRTAKQTNFFHLTKFRTMRSDAEARTGAVWASTDDPRVTRVGRFLRKTRLDELPQCFDVLRGDMSIVGPRPERPQFFRWLEAEIPFYAERTYGLKPGITGLAQVKLPYDSSIEDVRAKVLHDHAYALQLAAPGNWLWTDISIMLRTFSVMILGKGR
- a CDS encoding heme NO-binding domain-containing protein encodes the protein MYGIVNKSIKEYVTTTDGARTWERIRNQAGVDLDVFISNKPYPDEISYRLVSAAVEILGVSSRDFLIGLGEHWIIKTGQNHYGPLLAAGGESFADFLINLNQFHLRVRLIHPELNPPDFICTDVEPYRLKLHYRTHRPGLSDFVVGLLQGLGTLFSDDVFVELIESKNQGADHDVFDVRWAPKISGVTR
- a CDS encoding PAS domain S-box protein translates to MIEPPVFSDELQEVLRAFPFFIAWNEDGLIVATGPSLLRFAPAAKRGEKVAAVFLDQRQIDETPFLLNGRRPHEPLVITDRASGRTLRGSILILPSSKLAVMLASPWIATPEQLRECGLKLKDFGPHDQTLEILQIVQSQQMGADDLAELNRALNAERAKYRAEANTTRSLLRNASDGIHILDRDGHLIYASDSFARMLDYEPREVIGMHVSQWDAYFKADELQTWVTQLFASESVTTFETLHRRKDGQSFEVEVTAHAVLSDGASLTLFCSSRDVTQRKRQAARLESLNARLEATIGAAMDAVIVMDTRGRIIEFNAAGEQIFGYRRDEVIGRQVSQTIVPERHREAHARGLAHYLNTGDGPVLGNRIEVDALRKDGTEFSAELEMDVARTPEGEFFVAFLRDISERKSSEEALRQYRDTLEEMVALRTEELQSKSTILDAIVNTSPSGLLLADTDGRIFMTNPALEKMFGYGPSELIGQYVEQLIPESIRAEHQRHRVKFALDPKPRDMGYRLDLLGRRADGTTFPSRISLTSFHIKEKLFIQATVIDTTEQKRHEEELRVLNASLEMKVALRTAELGEASAAKSTFLAHMSHEIRTPMNGILGLAQLLERSPLSFDQRDMVLRIQQAGKSLLAIINDVLDFSKIEAGELRIENQPFRLGSVLSQVDSLLGPTAHSRGLEIFIETPTGFDDGMIGDAFRLEQILMNLVSNAIKFSEQTAVRVDVKVLPSSSVDARLRFEVKDKGIGISEENQKRLFTPFTQADASITRQFGGTGLGLAISRCLVELMGGEIGVFSTLGIGSTFWFEIPFRRQKVLTPSNEVSLGRKADSGPRLSGLRCLVVDDSRMNRDVVERILTIEGAKVTTAVDGRQALATLETQADQFDVVLMDIQMPLMDGLTATRIIRANPLLRRLPIIALTAGVLPDQVEQAKAAGCDDFLAKPVDFDQLVGTLMVRTGGHSVNEGGPVSNIPGIEPHCATVPYRDDPKFFVHLLEEFVCEFGSITDQVRSAISSENFGEAARLLHMLRGSCGYIGAVNLQSAIMSLEKALLDEVGDVAAQNFFSEADTLMRDLREFLNVNE
- a CDS encoding IS5 family transposase; this encodes MRGEDARSGALFSYVDLEARVPSSHPLRTIRDLANEALSALAEDFSALYAATGRPSIPPEKLLRAMLLQAFYSIRSERQLMERLDFDLLFRWFVGLGVDDPVWDHSTFSKNRDRLLDGDVAAKFLSAVLAQRRVKRLLSNDHFSVDGTLIEAWASMKSFARKDAGEGPENKSDDPPSGGGGSRNREADFHGEKRSNETHASTSDPEARLYRKGAGKEAKLCFIGHALMENRNALFVDACLTPADGHAERVAALHMIEPRADRAKRITLAADKGYDAEDFVNELRSMRVTPHVAQNVRGRSSAIDGRTTRHAGYGFSLRIRKRIEEGFGWIKTVAGQEKTKFRGCERVGFAFTFAVAAYNLVRLPKLLAAA
- a CDS encoding GAF domain-containing protein; the protein is MSGAPLPEDEAERLQSLRDLKILDTATDERFERITRIVCSVIDIPVAAASLVGKNRQWFKSIQGLPVTETSRDAAFCGYTILSDQPLIVPDATCDSRFYDNPIVTGNPHIRFYAGFPVKASQGQKIGTLCAIDMKPRQSNDKQTAILSDLRFVAKSELNAENTICLALAGC
- a CDS encoding Hpt domain-containing protein, translating into MHKREPTEFDWKILSQMELDFGRTVFLRLISVAITDANTRVEKLEDAMTRNDLASVRTIAHQLSGILSQFGAKLAAEAAQSTCSAPNNETLRHAAVLLEASVRSVALLQRRFLDVG
- a CDS encoding ATP-binding protein, translated to MRLEVTAYFIRKLLRLLPDTAAWDGSDSFGVSARRRVIETSDSFLCTFLNLWLVSTIPVFLYAWFFTRFQLYAPTVMILCGAAARYVFYRGKKPIARWLLIAPPTLMVIVAPFFINGIRTPILASIPFLITLSGWLLGRRAMMIISMIFVVALCAIWFVERVGWWQLQAPLRTPDFWLLVFLTNLIFSAILASSLIRNYQIDFQRELELQGMLSSAINFADTIILRSPLPMLVLDQEGECIKVNEAYADHTGIPQEFLLGRNITDFAIWESCGLTENCLEALKSQKGSRREILMQSPTGEDIWLDVRLTPFEYAGKNSLLVQYVDLTERKSLELRLEQEKHRLELSLQALETAKRSAEAANQAKSEFLANMSHEIRTPMNGVIGVSQLLEKQPLSPHQHNLVGQLLDTSRTMMGILNDVLDFSRIEAGQLQIDQHEFQLNSPLTHTIRLFENAARRKGLNLFVDCEPDLRRLWMMGDSLRLEQILINLLGNAVKFTEEGQIRFRVVQTALVDRVMQIRFEIQDTGIGIESSRVGAVFEAFSQADIGIGRRFGGTGLGLSITKRLVELMHGKIGVETALGMGSTFWFELPFQQISNAEQNITREPRETTRRGPRLPGLRCLVVDDTRLNRLIVEEMLSAEGAQATTAVDGRQALQYLRTQPGAFDVILMDVQMPVMDGISATRAIRTELGLNHVAIIALTAGVLPLQRQQARDAGCNDFIPKPVDREQLVLALARFVATPNTE